The Arachis ipaensis cultivar K30076 chromosome B07, Araip1.1, whole genome shotgun sequence genomic interval ACTTGCGTATTCTTTTCCCCAAATGAGTTCATGACCTAATTTAGAACAGATGTTTATCCACCcgaataatataatatacataactGACTAAGTTAATCGGTAATCTCTAACTCACTATTTTGTACTGTTATTCTGAAATTTATAGCTTTTGAACATAGGACATTAGGAATTGACTCAAGGTTTAAATCTTGCTTTTTGAGCAGCAAGAGGGTTGGTTTCTAGGGATCAATTGTTGTCTAGTATAAACATATTTGATCATTCTCTATGTAAACGATGACTCTTTATCATAAACAAGTGAATTAGGATTAGCGAGCGAATTTGACTCAAGGTTTATCATGCTCTGTTGGCATTTGATGAATTGATCTCAAATTTGATTGTGGTTTTAAAGGCTGTTGAAGTGAGCAAGGAAGTTAATTCTTGGGCTGAAAAGGAGACAAATGGCCTCATTAAGGAGGTCCTTCCGGCCGGGTCAGTTGACGGCTCAACCAGGCTCATCTTTGCAAATGCAATATACTTCAAAGGTGCATGGACTGAGAAGTTTGATGCACAAATGACGAAGGACCACAACTTTCACCTTCTTGATGGAAGCTCGGTTAAAGCCCCCTTCATTGTCAGCAAGAAGAAACAGTTAATTAGTGCTTTTGATGGTTTCAAAGTGCTTGGCCTTCCTTACAAGCAGGGAGAAGATAAGCGCCAGTTCTCCATGTACTTGCTCCTTCCTGATGCAACAGATGGGTTGTCGGCTTTGGTTGAGAAGGTGAGTTCTGAACGCAGTTTCTTGGAACGCAAGCTTCCTCGTCAAAAAGTGGAAGTAGGTGACTTCAGGATCCCAAAATTCAAGATTTCTTTTGGGTTAGAAACGTCGATTGTATTGAAGGAGCTAGGAGTGGTGTTGCCTTTCGCAGGTGGAGATTTGACTGAAATGGTGGATTCTTCTCTGAGTCAAAATCTGTATGTTTCCAGCATATATCACAAGTCATTTATTGAAGTAAATGAGGAAGGAACTGAAGCTGCAGCAGCCAGTGCCGTGACCATAAAATTGAGGAGTATCCAATTTCCAACCAAGATAGACTTTGTAGCTGATCACCCATTCTTGTTCCTCATCAGAGAAGATCTGACTGGGACTGTCCTCTATATTGGGCAGGTGCTCAATCCTCTTGCTAACTGATGTTAGTAGTCACACGTGAGACAAACATATTACTACCTTCTAGTGATTAGAGGGTGTTTCGCCCTTGTTCTGCTGTCCTGTTTCTATTATGATCCACAAATTTGTGACCGTTTGACATGTGAATCTTGTATGTAATTAGTAATCAGATATACAAACGGGTGGTGTAATTGTTTCAGGTTTTATGTCTGACCTCTAATAGTTGAGTGCCGTTAAAGTGTGTTTAAAAGAATAATATACATAGGTAAGTTACAACTAGCTGGCATGCAAGCAAGAAGCACAGAATCTGGGCAAAAGCATTAACAAATTCAAGAGATTTACCTCATCTAAATGACACTAATGTAAATACCATTTTACTCATAAATTATAATCACTGAATGTCTATAAATATATTTTGATACGATTCATCTTGCTTTATCAATTCTAACCATTTCTTAATTTAAAAAGCCGAATTTGACTAATAGTTGCATCAGACATATATTTTTTCAATAGACTAtgttacgtgtacactaaaattagtcatcaaAGTCAGCtacagtataaaatatatgttgaaatacaaatatacattaaaaataaattaaatcacacatatatttagtcaccaaaaaaaaatcacacatatatttatatacatacatttgtaactgattttagtggctgattttagtatactatttttatttttgaatatgtcGTCAAATATAGTATTGCATCATATATCCTTTAAATTGAGTCACCAAAAAATATCCTTTAAATGAGGCTGAAGAAAAAATACATGCGAGAAAATAttatacagaaaaaaaaaattgaatgaatGTGATTTCGGAAGCGCTGcggtgatttttttgtttttttgttttttttttttttcctactAGCGCGTTGGTGGTTGTTAATTGAGATGAGATAATAGCACAGATTAGGGGGGCCTGGGCGGTCATGGTCGGTGGTGATGGGGTTGGCCTTTAGGAAGTTGCATCTTTTCCTCGTAAGAATTAAGATTCATTAGCGATATTCACAACCACACTAATAAACTAGTGTTGATTGTTGATTAAAATAAAACTGGACAGTGCAGTGGCCACATGGTGGCGCGAGATTTTAAATGTAAAAAGGGTATCCGTCTTCTACGGTTCTACCTTAAATTACCGATAAAGCCACTGCATCTTGGCTCAGCTATAGTCTAGTAGATAGAAATTAGAATGATAGATTTAAGGATTTGACTCCCCTTGAGACAGGATGGGACAGCTCCGTCAGGATAATGGATCAAGTTGTACCAATTCTGCATTGCCATGACATGATTCAATGTAATTGAGTTTTCAATTTTTCATCATTTGAGTattatccttttctttttcttttgtacgTCTGTGTTTCCAgccaaaattaaatattaattaaactCTAATCATATTGCTGGAAGAATTACTTGGCCCCATTAGTTTGGTTGGAAGATTTACTAATAAAGGCAAAAGGGTGATATTATTTATACTTGTATGTCTCAAGTCTAACCAAACTATTCAACCCATTCAGCTCCATGCCATAGCGTTCTCTGATCTGATCTCATAAGTCATAAATATAAAGTATTACTACCACATCATATACAAAATAAATGTAGCGTGCAATACCATAACTATTTTGTTAAGACGAGTATTTCAATAAAGatgtcaaaaatatctttttacaatgattttgattttaaaagtgtaatttatttgttgtcatattttaaataaaagtaatatTTTTATAACATATGAAAATCAAGTCCTAAAATATATTAtccaataatcaaaataaaatattttatataataataattataaaattttcattGTAGTATTACACTTTTCTAATCTCAACTCGCTCTCTCTTGTTCATGCTTCTCCCgactcttcttttttatatttttccagAAAACAGCAACCCTTTTCGATCGCATACATACTCTAATTGGAAAACACTACcaaatagaaatataaaatagtaatataCAGTGCATCTTTGTATTTTAATACAATATGTAGTAAAACTAGTAGTACTTGTTTTCCTTTCTCTGATTCCTtttgaaacgagcaaaaaacaatAGTAGTTTGAGATACTAGattgtgtatgtgtgtgtgaatATGGGAGAGACAGCGAACCACCCACCACCCGTGGCACCGGCACCAGCACCACCACCGCCTAATCTTGCACTTTCAAGGGGCCCCACTTGGACTCCAGCTGAACAACTCTTGCAGCTTCACTACTGCATCCACTCCAATCCTTCATGGCGTTAGTattctcttttcattttctcttcctCCCAAATGAAGCATAAGAATCTTAGTATTAGGCTATGTATGATATGTGCTTGTGTTAACAAGTCCTTATATGTGATTGAATTAAATTCATCAGCACAAGCacttttacttggttttcaacACTACATTGTTATGCTTGGAACAACGGTTCTGATCGCAACTACACTAGTGCCTCAAATGGGGGGTAATCATGTAAGTCCACTCCAGTCCATAGCATATTATAACAAGCTAAGCTTGGTGTTAATCAATCTCAGGATTGTGTTGTGTTGCAGGGTGATAAAGCACGCGTGATTCAGTCATTGCTGTTTATGTCCGGTGTGAACACGCTACTACAGACATGGTTCGGATCAAGGCTTCCTACAGTGATGAATGCATCATTTGCTTTTGTTCTTCCTGTGCTCTCCATCATTAATGATTACACCGACAGAGTATTTCCATCTGAACACGAGGTTAATAACATCGTTTTCTCCTGTTTTCCTTACAATTGTTATGGTTAATATTATGTCTTATTATTAATTAATGTTAATTGCTTTCTCTAATATGAGTAATGAAAAACAATACCGGAACTTGCAGAGGTTTATCTACACAATGAGAACAATCCAAGGGTCTCTTA includes:
- the LOC107610193 gene encoding serpin-ZX translates to MDLRESITNQNDVAFRIANHLLSKHSGNNNIVFSPLSLHVVLSIIAAGSKGPTRDQILSFLRSKSTDDLNSFASQLVSVVLADATPAGGPRLSFADGVWVDHSLSLNPSFKQLVNNDYKAVLASVDFQTKAVEVSKEVNSWAEKETNGLIKEVLPAGSVDGSTRLIFANAIYFKGAWTEKFDAQMTKDHNFHLLDGSSVKAPFIVSKKKQLISAFDGFKVLGLPYKQGEDKRQFSMYLLLPDATDGLSALVEKVSSERSFLERKLPRQKVEVGDFRIPKFKISFGLETSIVLKELGVVLPFAGGDLTEMVDSSLSQNLYVSSIYHKSFIEVNEEGTEAAAASAVTIKLRSIQFPTKIDFVADHPFLFLIREDLTGTVLYIGQVLNPLAN